One part of the Populus alba chromosome 18, ASM523922v2, whole genome shotgun sequence genome encodes these proteins:
- the LOC118039557 gene encoding protein SMAX1-LIKE 4 encodes MRSGACTVQQTLTTEAASVLKHSLSLARRRGHAQVTPLHVAATLLSSRTSLLRRACLKSQPHQTSHPLQCRALELCFNVALNRLPTTPGPLLHGQPSLSNALIAALKRAQAHQRRGCIEQQQQQPLLTIKVELEQLIVSILDDPSVSRVMREAGFSSTAVKSNIEDSSASSVFQCYSTSGGVFSSPCSPSATETQREVINPTTFWQSHFLTYSSEQNPALFSAQKKVSSNYFTDSGSVKEDIKLVLEVLLRKGKNVVIVGDCVSVTEGLIGELVGRLERGEVPMQLKQTQFIKFQFAPVSLKFMKKQDVEMNLSELKRKVDSLGESGAIIYTGDLKWTVEETFVNGEVSVYSPVDHLVREIGRLLSEYSSSNRKVWLMATASYQTYMKCQMRQPSLETQWALQAVSVPSGGLGLSLHPSSIHDSRIKFSHNPSLVLETKPFINDGKEEEDRFTCCPECNSNYEKEVHSLKSGQQKHLPPWLQPQGTNSIQKDEFVELRRKWNRLCHSLHHQGRQSNLNSTLYSNQSLLGKNFSFASSYPWWPSQNSFLPDSNSISFGDSALKPNHSSSYVPKFRRQQSCHVEFNFVNGTQKNEPGEPNLDSLKNTEGKEVKITLALGNSLFSDIGKLGSGHLCKLLKENVPWQSETIPSIVDALVESKSNEKDTWLLIQGNDTLGKRRLALAIAESVLGSADLLLHLNMRKRDNEVTSYSEMLARALRNQEKLVVFVEDVDLAETRFLKFLADGFESGKFGESSNRREGNASQVIFILTTGDSNIYEDRKMDDSVIQMTLKVNEMRNASFGTPNIDHKRKAEWEISGKSKSPRVDEKENASWFPDENGNKKKDFSRQSSFNTLDLNLKADEDDESEGKPGEFSPISSDLTRETSSDQLSPKGLLDMIKNRFVFDRNQAHDIEMTEVLSSKIKRHVNEVFGDQNGVYFSIEERVLGEVLEGSGSFVNSQFEKWLKGIFQTSLKTVKLGGKEEGIGVRLCFGFTSDRVFEDGFMGTCLPKKIQVSFMD; translated from the exons ATGCGCTCAGGAGCTTGTACGGTCCAGCAGACCCTCACAACAGAGGCTGCTTCAGTATTGAAGCACTCTCTTAGCTTGGCAAGGAGGAGAGGCCATGCTCAGGTCACTCCTTTGCATGTAGCTGCAACCTTGCTGAGCTCAAGAACTAGTCTTTTGAGAAGGGCTTGTCTTAAATCACAGCCTCATCAAACTTCGCATCCTCTTCAATGCAGAGCTCTTGAGCTTTGCTTTAATGTTGCACTAAACAGACTCCCAACAACTCCTGGTCCTTTACTTCATGGCCAGCCATCTTTGTCCAATGCTTTGATTGCAGCCCTCAAAAGAGCACAAGCACATCAAAGAAGGGGTTGCatagagcagcagcagcagcaacctcTTTTGACTATTAAGGTTGAGCTTGAACAGCTTATCGTATCCATCTTAGATGACCCTAGTGTTAGTAGGGTTATGAGAGAGGCTGGGTTCTCTAGCACTGCAGTCAAAAGCAATATAGAGGACTCTTCAGCTTCTTCTGTGTTTCAGTGTTATAGTACTTCTGGTGGGGTTTTCTCTTCACCTTGTTCACCTTCTGCTACTGAAACTCAAAGAGAAGTCATTAACCCTACTACCTTTTGGCAAAGCCATTTCTTGACTTACTCTTCTGAGCAAAACCCTGCTCTTTTTTCAGCGCAAAAGAAAGTTTCAAGCAACTATTTCACAGATTCTGGTTCTGTGAAGGAAGATATCAAGTTGGTTTTGGAGGTTTTattgagaaaaggaaagaatgttGTGATAGTTGGTGACTGTGTATCTGTAACTGAAGGTCTTATTGGAGAGTTGGTGGGAAGGTTAGAGAGAGGAGAGGTTCCAATGCAATTGAAACAAACTCAGTTTATCAAGTTTCAGTTTGCACCAGTTTCTTTGAAGTTCATGAAGAAACAAGATGTGGAAATGAATCTCTcagaactgaaaagaaaagtggATTCTCTTGGTGAAAGTGGGGCCATTATCTATACAGGAGACCTGAAATGGACTGTTGAAGAAACTTTTGTTAATGGAGAGGTATCTGTTTATAGTCCAGTTGATCATCTAGTCAGAGAAATCGGTAGGCTACTCTCTGAATATAGTAGCTCAAACAGAAAAGTATGGTTAATGGCAACTGCAAGTTACCAAACATACATGAAGTGTCAGATGAGACAACCTTCTCTTGAGACTCAATGGGCACTTCAAGCTGTCTCAGTTCCTTCAGGTGGACTTGGTTTGAGCCTCCATCCATCCAG CATCCATGATTCAAGGATAAAGTTCTCCCATAACCCATCTCTAGTCCTGGAAACAAAGCCATTCATTAATGATGGCAAGGAGGAAGAGGATAGATTCACTTGCTGTCCAGAATGCAACTCTAATTATGAGAAAGAAGTTCATTCACTCAAATCAGGACAGCAGAAACATTTGCCTCCTTGGCTTCAGCCACAAGGCACAAATTCCATTCAAAAG GATGAATTTGTTGAGTTGAGGAGAAAATGGAACAGATTGTGCCACAGCCTACACCACCAAGGAAGACAGAGCAACTTGAACTCAACTTTGTATAGCAATCAAAGCCTGCTTGGAAAAAATTTCTCATTTGCTTCATCATATCCTTGGTGGCCAAGCCAAAACAGCTTCCTCCCAGATTCAAATTCAATTTCCTTCGGAGATTCGGCTTTGAAGCCTAACCACAGCTCCAGTTATGTGCCTAAATTTAGAAGACAACAGTCGTGCCATGTTGAGTTCAACTTCGTTAATGGTACTCAGAAGAATGAACCAGGTGAACCAAACTTGGATTCTCTAAAGAATACTGAAGGCAAGGAAGTAAAGATCACCCTTGCTCTTGGCAATTCTTTGTTTTCTGATATAGGCAAACTGGGAAGTGGTCATTTGTGCAAGTTGCTGAAAGAGAATGTGCCTTGGCAATCTGAAACCATTCCTTCAATAGTGGATGCTTTGGTTGAATCCAAGTCAAATGAAAAGGACACTTGGTTACTGATTCAAGGGAATGACACGTTGGGAAAGAGAAGATTGGCGCTCGCAATTGCCGAGTCTGTATTAGGCTCTGCTGATTTGTTGCTACACTTGAACATGAGGAAAAGAGATAATGAGGTGACCTCTTATTCCGAGATGCTTGCAAGAGCcttaagaaaccaagaaaaacttGTTGTTTTTGTGGAAGATGTTGATTTGGCTGAGACGCGGTTCTTGAAATTCCTTGCTGATGGATTTGAAAGTGGAAAATTTGGAGAATCAAGTAATAGAAGAGAGGGAAATGCCAGCcaagtaatatttattttgactaCGGGTGACTCCAACATTTATGAAGACAGGAAGATGGATGATTCTGTTATCCAGATGACACTGAAGGTGAATGAAATGAGAAATGCTAGTTTTGGAACACCCAACATTGACCACAAGAGAAAAGCTGAGTGGGAGATTTCAGGCAAGTCTAAGTCTCCAAGAGTCGATGAAAAGGAAAATGCATCTTGGTTTCCTGATGAGAATGGAAACAAGAAGAAAGACTTCTCAAGGCAGTCAAGTTTCAACACCCTTGATCTCAACCTGAAGGCCGATGAGGATGACGAAAGCGAGGGAAAACCAGGGGAATTCAGCCCCATTTCAAGTGATCTGACTCGTGAGACCTCATCTGATCAGCTTAGTCCAAAAGGGCTTCTTGATATGATCAAGAACCGTTTTGTTTTCGATCGAAATCAGGCTCATGATATAGAGATGACAGAGGTTTTGTCATCCAAGATCAAGAGACATGTTAATGAGGTTTTTGGGGATCAAAATGGGGTATACTTTAGCATTGAAGAGAGGGTATTAGGGGAGGTATTAGAAGGGTCGGGTTCTTTTGTGAATAGTCAGTTTGAGAAATGGCTAAAAGGCATCTTTCAAACAAGCTTGAAAACAGTTAAATTGGGTGGGAAAGAAGAGGGTATAGGTGTTAGGCTTTGTTTTGGATTCACTAGTGATAGAGTTTTTGAGGATGGGTTCATGGGTACATGTCTCCCCAAGAAAATCCAAGTCTCTTTCATGGACTGA